CGCCTAATTTTACTTTACCTTTGTATTCTTTAACATCAATATTTTCTCTAATCATTTTAGCTGCTAATTCAATAGCATCAATGATTTTTTTGTATCCAGTACATCTGCAAATATTGTTTTTTATAGCAGCAACAATTTCAAGTCTTGTAGGATTATTGTTTTTATCAATTAACCCCTTAGCACATATCACCATACCAGGTATACAGAATCCGCATTGCACAGCACCAGCAACTGCAAAAGCATGAGAATAAACATCTTTTTCTCTTTGAGTAAATCCTTCTATAGTTTGAACACTCTTTCCTTGAAGTCTTCCTATAGTTTGTATACAAGCTTTAGTAGGTTTTCCATCTATTAATACAGTACAAGTTCCGCAAGCTCCTTCAGAGCAGCCGTCTYTTACTGATTTACATTTACAAT
This genomic stretch from Brachyspira sp. SAP_772 harbors:
- a CDS encoding 2Fe-2S iron-sulfur cluster-binding protein produces the protein CKCKSVXDGCSEGACGTCTVLIDGKPTKACIQTIGRLQGKSVQTIEGFTQREKDVYSHAFAVAGAVQCGFCIPGMVICAKGLIDKNNNPTRLEIVAAIKNNICRCTGYKKIIDAIELAAKMIRENIDVKEYKGKVKLGDKNIVRVDAKEKALGIGEYCDDVEIEGMLYGVAVRTKYPRAKILKIDISEAKALKGVVDIITAKDLPGAKKVGHIFHHCYFLIGEVETTRFIV